ACCAGATAACATGAGCGGTCTTGCCCTTCAGAATGGTAATATTGGTACGCCAGTCACGCTCTTCAAACATGGTTTCCGAACCGGTAAAACCTCCGAAGACCTTTACATTCTCCATAGGATAAAAAGATGGATCCACAGCATTTTGATAAGTTCCCCGGGCTACCCAAACAGTATCCTTATAATTGTAATAAGCGAAGTCCATGGCCACCTGCAGATCTGTATAAGCATCAGCCCATGACGTTCCATTGTTGGCTCCGGTAGCGGCAACATTTACATAAACTCTGCTGGACTGTGCATGGGAAATTTGAAAGATGAGTAGCAATGAGAGTAAAAGTTTTGGCATCACGGAGGTTTTTGTATAGAATGGTTTAGGTGCTGCAAAACTATTCAACACTCCGGTCCTTAAAAATGCAAAACCCCTCTGTTTTGTCCTGTTTTATAAATCGGGACAATTTAATTTCATGAACACATTCTGTTGTGGGCAGGATCAGGGCCGCATCTGTTGCGCATATTCGGCAGGACTGACCCCTACCAGTTTCCTGAAAGCGCTATAGAAGGCGCTGCGTGAAGAGAAGCCCGCATTGTATGCCAGCGCTTCGATGGTGAAAGGTTGTTCCTGCCTGGGCTGGGCCAATTGTTCCCTGATGCTCTTCACCCGGTATGAATTGATGAAGTCTACAAAGGATTGCTGATAGTGATTATTCAGCAACGATGATAATTTGTGGCTGCTGATTTGTATCGATTTAGCCAGCGAACTGAGACTGATATTTTTTTCTTCGTAACGCTTGTGTCTGGTAAGTTGCTCTTCCAGCAGACGGCAGATCCTTTCTGTTTCTTCATCTTTTTTCAGCAGGTCCGCATGCTGCTTCCGGATCTTCTCCAGGGTTTTGGGTTGCATATCCAGCAGGGAAGCGATGTGTTCCAATGGTATCTGATCGATATATCCTGGTTTGGTTTGCAGAAAATACTGGTACCGTTCTTTGGCATTCCCCACCCGGATGATATGTGAGCGTTCCTGTGCATCCTGGTAATATTGTTGCACCAGCATTCGGAAAGCATAATTCAGGTCGAACTGTTGTTCGAATAATTGAAGGATCACCTCATTGGGAAAGGCAATCAGGGAAGTGGGCTCGATAGCAATGATGCCCTCTTTCGTTGGCGCCATCCCGTGCATACCGGAGATAGAACTGACAAATTCATTCGCTACTGAAATATAGGTAACGATCTTTTTTTTCTTATGGGTGGTTTGGCCCATCAATGCACCCCGGATAATAAAATACATATACTGGCAGGTTTCTCCTTCTTTGATCAGTGTAGCGCCTTTCTTCAGTTCAAGGGCCATGAAATGCTTGTTGAGCGCATTCCGGAAATTGTCACTCACAGGGTAAATACCATTCAGCAGTTGTATTACTTTGTCAATATCCTTTGGGTCAGCTTTGGTATACAGTTTCGTGGGCATGGGTATTCGATTCGCAAACAAGATAAGCTACTCATGATTTACACCCGCCAAAAAAATTTCCTGTTCTGAAAATATCCGCTAATTTAGGTGCCGGTATTCTTCCATAACCTGTCCTGTATTTATTCAAACTGCTAATTCCCCAAACTAAGCATTCGCTATATGCAGGACAGATCCCTTCATAAAGAATGGTTCAAACTAATTGCCGGAGGCGACGAGACTGCTTTCAGGAATTTGTTCGACACCTATTGGGAGCACCTGTATTCAGTGGCCCTCATGCTCACCAAATCAGAAGCCCTGGCCGAAGACATTGTACAGGAGATCTTCCTGAAGATCTGGAATAAGCGTGAGGAATTGCCCGAAGTGGAGAAACCCGACAGTTATCTTTTTATCATTGCCCGCAATCATATCTACAACGTGCTGAAGCAGCAGCAGCGGGAAGAGCAATACAATAAACATATTATCGACTGGTTTGAAGGCGCCAGGGAAAACCCTGAAAGCGAACTGCTTTTCAAGGAATCTTCAGAGCTGCTGAATAAGGCCGTAGCAAACCTTTCCACGCAGCAGCGGGCTGTTTATCAACTCGCCCGGGAGCAGGGACTTAGCTACAATGAAGTGGCTGCTCAATTGAATATTTCTCCCAATACCGTGAAGAACCATCTGACCATTGCCCTGAAATATATCAGGGAATACCTGCGTCATCACGCTTCTCCTACTGTGATGATAATTGCCCTTCTCGAAACGATGAAATAGGCATTATAGCCTCCGGCAACCTTTCCTGTAGCAGGATCTCAGAATTTTTTAAAAAAATTGAAAACACACTGGTAGGAATCTTTTTTACCGTTGTCTTTATTTATGATGAAAGATTTTGAACAACTTTTCGATGGCTGGGTGGAAGGCACCCTCACTACAGAAGAAGCTTCCCTGTTCCTGGAAGCCCTGAAGGGTGAGCATCCTGATTTTCCGCAGCTCATCGATCGATTGTTGCAGGAGCCACTGCATACCGGGATGGGAACGGAGGAACTTAGGGCGCGCTTGTACAGCGGTATTGCAGCAAAGAAGGCAGCCCAGGAAACACCTGTGCGCAAACTGGTAAGATTCCCGGTGAAATGGGCTGCTGCAGCAGTCCTGGTACTGATGGCCGGTATTGCCGCCTGGTGGATCGTGAACCATAACCGGCAACCTGAACCAGGCGTTATGGTGGTGAAAGGGGAAATGCCCAGGCCAGGGGGAGATAAGGCTGTATTGGTGCTGAGCAATGGTAAGCAGCTCTTCCTGGACAGCTCTGCCAATGGCCAGCTGGCGGAACAAGAGGGAAGCCTCGTGTTCAAATCGGAGGAAGGAAGGATCGATTACCGGCAACAACAGGCAGGAACAACCGAAACTATTGCTTTCAACACATTGAAAACTCCCCGCGGAGGTCAATACAAACTTACCTTGCCTGATGGCACCAAAGTTTGGCTGAATGCCGCTTCTTCCATCACTTATCCTACCAGTTTCCATGGAAAGGAAAGATCCGTTACCATTACCGGCGAGGCTTATTTTGAAGTGGCCAAAATGAAGGCCAGGCGCGGTCCGGGCAATATGCCGTTCAAAGTAAAAGTGGCCGGACTCACCGGCGAGGGCGGCAATATGGAGATCGAAGTGCTGGGCACGCATTTCAATATCAATGCCTATGTTGACGAACCGGTGGCCAGAACCACCCTGCTGGAAGGCTCCATAAAACTCGCCAAAGGAAAGGATCGGTTCCTGATGCATCCCGGGCAACAAGCCCAACTGGAAGACAATGGCCAGTTCAGGATCAGCGACAATATCAATCCCGAAGAAGTGCTTGCCTGGAAGAATGGATTTTTCTACTTCGATCATGCTGATCTGAAAATGGTGATGCGGCAGATTGCAAGATGGTATGATGTAAGTATCGAATACCGGCCAGGAGTAACCGATATGAAATTCGGAGGAGAGATCCCCAGGAATGCCAACCTGGATGAAGTACTCAAAATAATGGAGGTGATGAAGATCAGATTTATTGTAGAGGAGAAGAAGATCATAGTTATTCCATAAACATTTTATTTCCGGATATCTGTATCGGCTTTGTATCAAAGCTGTCAGGAATCGTATTGACTATTACCAACTAACTACTGAACATTAACTGCAAAATTCATGAAACGAAGCATAACAAATTTCCCACAAAGAGGGTGTATATGCGAAGTTCCATCCGGCCAGATTAAGAAAGTAAAAAAGATCCGGATGAAACTAACTGCGCTCATTTTGGTTATAGGCTGCCTGTTCTGCAGTTTGCGGGGGACAGCCCAGGTGGTGAC
This portion of the Pseudobacter ginsenosidimutans genome encodes:
- a CDS encoding helix-turn-helix domain-containing protein, with the protein product MPTKLYTKADPKDIDKVIQLLNGIYPVSDNFRNALNKHFMALELKKGATLIKEGETCQYMYFIIRGALMGQTTHKKKKIVTYISVANEFVSSISGMHGMAPTKEGIIAIEPTSLIAFPNEVILQLFEQQFDLNYAFRMLVQQYYQDAQERSHIIRVGNAKERYQYFLQTKPGYIDQIPLEHIASLLDMQPKTLEKIRKQHADLLKKDEETERICRLLEEQLTRHKRYEEKNISLSSLAKSIQISSHKLSSLLNNHYQQSFVDFINSYRVKSIREQLAQPRQEQPFTIEALAYNAGFSSRSAFYSAFRKLVGVSPAEYAQQMRP
- a CDS encoding RNA polymerase sigma factor translates to MQDRSLHKEWFKLIAGGDETAFRNLFDTYWEHLYSVALMLTKSEALAEDIVQEIFLKIWNKREELPEVEKPDSYLFIIARNHIYNVLKQQQREEQYNKHIIDWFEGARENPESELLFKESSELLNKAVANLSTQQRAVYQLAREQGLSYNEVAAQLNISPNTVKNHLTIALKYIREYLRHHASPTVMIIALLETMK
- a CDS encoding FecR family protein → MMKDFEQLFDGWVEGTLTTEEASLFLEALKGEHPDFPQLIDRLLQEPLHTGMGTEELRARLYSGIAAKKAAQETPVRKLVRFPVKWAAAAVLVLMAGIAAWWIVNHNRQPEPGVMVVKGEMPRPGGDKAVLVLSNGKQLFLDSSANGQLAEQEGSLVFKSEEGRIDYRQQQAGTTETIAFNTLKTPRGGQYKLTLPDGTKVWLNAASSITYPTSFHGKERSVTITGEAYFEVAKMKARRGPGNMPFKVKVAGLTGEGGNMEIEVLGTHFNINAYVDEPVARTTLLEGSIKLAKGKDRFLMHPGQQAQLEDNGQFRISDNINPEEVLAWKNGFFYFDHADLKMVMRQIARWYDVSIEYRPGVTDMKFGGEIPRNANLDEVLKIMEVMKIRFIVEEKKIIVIP